From one Microbacterium sp. 10M-3C3 genomic stretch:
- a CDS encoding M23 family metallopeptidase → MILTSRKPRSALVALLLLPVLAACTAGPPAPERSSSASPSAPDAAGAATEDFTPVVGRVLSIPEAYPATDGSVHIAYELLLSNVLSQQITLDAVTVVADGATLSQLSGDDLTSWMKVYGADGATRAMGPGQQALVWLDVTVPSIAEVPSTLSHEIAISPERAIPPVVQTQMTEVVASTEVDASGPVVIGAAVSGENWLDGNSCCAVTPHRAAVNPINGGLHVPERYAIDFVQLDDSGRVFDGPVDDISSYAYEGADILAVGDGPVVWMVWDLPEQKPGANPTGLTVQQYGGNHIVQDLGNGVYAFYAHLQPGNPEGLEVGQRLTKGQTIATLGNSGNTDAPHLHFHLMDSPLPLASNGVAFAFERFQLQGTVPAEGVFACAADGTPCALSDQGAGERSAVGPLWGDVLRFE, encoded by the coding sequence TTGATACTGACCTCGCGCAAACCCCGCAGTGCGCTCGTCGCACTCCTGCTGCTTCCGGTGCTCGCGGCGTGCACGGCCGGGCCGCCGGCACCGGAACGCTCGTCGTCTGCATCCCCGAGCGCGCCGGATGCGGCGGGCGCTGCGACGGAGGACTTCACGCCCGTCGTGGGACGTGTCCTGTCCATCCCGGAGGCGTACCCCGCGACCGACGGCAGCGTGCACATCGCCTACGAGCTGCTGCTGTCCAACGTGCTGAGCCAGCAGATCACGCTGGACGCCGTGACCGTCGTCGCCGACGGCGCCACGCTGTCGCAGCTGTCCGGCGATGACCTGACGTCGTGGATGAAGGTCTACGGCGCCGATGGGGCGACGCGCGCGATGGGACCGGGTCAGCAGGCGCTCGTGTGGCTGGACGTCACCGTGCCGAGCATCGCGGAGGTGCCTTCGACGCTCTCCCATGAGATCGCCATATCGCCCGAGCGGGCCATCCCACCGGTGGTGCAGACGCAGATGACGGAAGTCGTCGCGAGCACCGAGGTCGACGCGTCCGGGCCCGTCGTCATCGGCGCCGCGGTATCCGGGGAGAACTGGCTCGACGGCAACAGCTGCTGCGCCGTGACCCCGCACCGCGCCGCGGTGAATCCGATCAACGGCGGCCTGCACGTGCCCGAACGCTATGCGATCGACTTCGTGCAGCTCGATGACAGCGGGCGCGTGTTCGACGGGCCGGTGGACGACATCTCCAGCTATGCGTACGAGGGAGCGGACATCCTCGCGGTCGGCGACGGGCCTGTCGTGTGGATGGTGTGGGATCTGCCCGAGCAGAAGCCCGGCGCCAACCCGACCGGTCTCACCGTGCAGCAGTATGGCGGGAATCACATCGTGCAGGACCTCGGCAACGGCGTCTACGCGTTCTACGCGCACCTGCAGCCGGGCAACCCCGAGGGCCTGGAAGTCGGGCAGCGGCTCACCAAGGGGCAGACCATCGCCACGTTGGGCAACTCCGGCAACACCGATGCGCCACACCTGCACTTCCACCTCATGGACTCGCCGCTGCCGCTCGCGTCGAACGGCGTGGCCTTCGCGTTCGAGCGCTTCCAGCTCCAGGGCACCGTCCCGGCGGAGGGCGTCTTCGCCTGCGCGGCCGACGGCACCCCGTGTGCCCTGAGCGATCAGGGGGCCGGTGAGCGCTCGGCGGTCGGACCGCTGTGGGGGGATGTCCTGCGTTTCGAGTGA
- a CDS encoding aldo/keto reductase: MSIPSVTLNDGRSIPQLGYGVFLVPPEDTERAVSEALEVGYRHIDTAAIYRNEEGVGAAIAKSGIPRDELFITTKLWNDRQGGDEPDKAIDESLGKLGLDHVDLYLIHWPAPQRGTYVHAWEKLVDIRDAGKARSIGVSNFLVSHLEEAIAATGVTPAINQIELHPAYQRRDITDWAQAHDVHIEAWGPLGQGKYDLFGLPAVADAAKAHDVSPAQAVLRWHLQKGFIVFPKSVRRERLEENFDLFGFELTADEVAAIDALDQGAEGRVGATVDEVN; this comes from the coding sequence ATGAGCATTCCTTCTGTCACCCTCAACGACGGACGCTCCATCCCCCAGCTCGGCTACGGCGTCTTCCTCGTCCCGCCGGAGGACACCGAGCGCGCCGTGAGCGAGGCGCTCGAGGTCGGCTACCGCCACATCGACACCGCCGCGATCTACCGCAACGAGGAGGGCGTGGGCGCGGCCATCGCGAAGTCGGGCATCCCGCGCGACGAGCTGTTCATCACCACGAAGCTCTGGAACGACCGGCAGGGCGGCGACGAGCCCGACAAGGCCATCGACGAGAGCCTCGGCAAGCTCGGGCTCGACCACGTCGACCTGTACCTCATCCACTGGCCGGCCCCCCAGCGCGGCACGTACGTGCACGCGTGGGAGAAGCTCGTCGACATCCGCGACGCCGGCAAGGCGCGCTCGATCGGCGTGTCGAATTTCCTCGTGTCGCACCTCGAGGAGGCGATCGCGGCGACCGGCGTCACCCCGGCGATCAACCAGATCGAGCTGCATCCGGCCTACCAGCGCCGCGACATCACCGACTGGGCGCAGGCCCACGACGTGCACATCGAGGCGTGGGGCCCGCTCGGACAGGGCAAGTACGACCTGTTCGGGCTCCCGGCTGTCGCCGACGCCGCGAAGGCGCACGACGTCTCGCCCGCCCAGGCGGTGCTGCGCTGGCACCTCCAGAAGGGCTTCATCGTCTTCCCGAAGTCGGTGCGCCGCGAGCGTCTGGAGGAGAACTTCGACCTATTCGGCTTCGAGCTCACGGCGGACGAGGTCGCGGCGATCGACGCCCTCGACCAGGGCGCCGAGGGTCGTGTCGGCGCCACTGTCGACGAGGTGAACTGA
- a CDS encoding DUF255 domain-containing protein — protein sequence MNRLANASSPYLRAHAGNPVAWFPWGPEAFAEARRRDVPVLVSIGYATCHWCHVMARESFDDDATAALINDGFVAVKVDREEHPDVDAAYLDAASAFTPHLGWPLTAFATPEGRVFYAGTYWPRDARPPLAAFRDVLAAVREAWTQRREEVERTGDALRDALAAAAPSPGDLPDTAALAEAVRAIVAAEDGEHGGFAAATSLESPKFPNVPVLRLLLADGLRDAVPDAAPVAARAIAAMAASELHDPVDGGFFRYATRRDWTVPHYERMLTDNAGLVEAALDADDAATAADAARFLVDVLQQPSGGFAAAQDSESIIDGERSEGGYYARAADERAELDPPAIDGKVVTGWNGHAIAALARAGAVLGDARFVEAARWAADAVLETNVDADGGLRRASLDEIVSRAPATLEDYGGLARGLLVLALVTGEPVYAVRGRALLDACLGADDAVVVPGGGDAVLTAQGMAAAGTPSDGATPSGPSAFAAAALLAWQLGAGERYRAAAASVVHAGAEAARNAPLAHGALLHVALGLSTPPHQLVVVGDAQAPVAERARRLRADVTAVVTAAEAAAFASAGFTLFEAKTTRDGATTAYDCRGFVCRLPVTDPDALSDDPPAR from the coding sequence CTGAACCGCCTCGCGAACGCCTCCAGCCCCTACCTGCGCGCCCACGCGGGCAACCCCGTCGCGTGGTTCCCGTGGGGGCCGGAGGCGTTCGCCGAGGCACGGCGGCGCGACGTGCCCGTGCTCGTGTCGATCGGGTACGCCACGTGCCACTGGTGCCACGTCATGGCGCGGGAGTCGTTCGACGACGACGCCACCGCCGCGCTCATCAACGACGGTTTCGTCGCGGTGAAGGTCGACCGCGAAGAGCATCCCGACGTGGATGCGGCGTACCTCGACGCCGCGTCGGCGTTCACGCCGCACCTCGGATGGCCGCTCACGGCGTTCGCGACGCCCGAAGGTCGGGTGTTCTACGCCGGCACGTACTGGCCGCGCGACGCGCGCCCGCCCCTGGCGGCGTTCCGTGACGTGCTCGCCGCCGTCCGTGAGGCGTGGACGCAGCGCCGCGAGGAGGTGGAGCGCACCGGCGACGCGCTGCGCGACGCGCTCGCCGCCGCCGCGCCGTCGCCCGGCGATCTGCCGGACACCGCCGCGCTCGCCGAGGCGGTGCGCGCGATCGTCGCCGCCGAGGACGGCGAGCACGGCGGGTTCGCCGCGGCCACGTCGCTCGAGTCGCCGAAGTTCCCGAACGTGCCCGTGCTGCGCCTGCTCCTGGCCGACGGGCTCCGCGACGCGGTGCCGGATGCTGCGCCCGTGGCCGCGCGCGCGATCGCGGCGATGGCGGCCTCCGAGCTCCACGACCCGGTCGACGGCGGCTTCTTCCGCTACGCGACGCGCCGCGACTGGACCGTGCCGCACTACGAGCGCATGCTCACCGACAACGCGGGGCTCGTCGAGGCGGCCCTGGACGCGGACGACGCGGCGACCGCCGCCGACGCCGCGCGGTTCCTTGTCGACGTGCTGCAGCAGCCGTCGGGCGGGTTCGCCGCCGCGCAGGACTCGGAGTCGATCATCGACGGCGAGCGCAGCGAGGGCGGCTACTACGCGCGGGCCGCCGACGAGCGTGCCGAGCTGGATCCGCCCGCGATCGACGGCAAGGTCGTCACGGGCTGGAACGGTCACGCGATCGCCGCCCTCGCCCGTGCCGGCGCGGTCCTCGGCGACGCGCGCTTCGTCGAGGCGGCGCGGTGGGCGGCCGACGCGGTGCTCGAGACCAACGTCGACGCCGACGGAGGGCTGCGGCGCGCGTCGCTCGACGAGATCGTCTCGCGGGCGCCGGCGACCCTCGAGGACTACGGCGGGCTCGCCCGCGGCCTGCTCGTGCTCGCGCTCGTGACGGGCGAGCCGGTGTACGCCGTGCGCGGCCGGGCGCTCCTGGACGCGTGCCTCGGCGCCGACGACGCGGTCGTCGTGCCCGGTGGCGGGGACGCCGTGCTCACGGCGCAGGGCATGGCCGCCGCGGGCACGCCGAGCGACGGCGCGACGCCCTCGGGGCCCTCGGCGTTCGCGGCCGCGGCGCTCCTCGCGTGGCAGCTCGGCGCGGGGGAGCGGTACCGCGCCGCGGCCGCGTCGGTCGTGCACGCGGGCGCGGAGGCGGCGAGGAACGCGCCGCTCGCCCACGGCGCCCTTCTGCATGTCGCGCTGGGCCTCTCGACCCCGCCGCACCAGCTCGTCGTGGTGGGCGACGCCCAGGCGCCGGTCGCCGAGCGCGCGCGCCGCCTCCGCGCCGACGTCACGGCCGTCGTGACCGCCGCCGAGGCCGCGGCCTTCGCGTCGGCGGGCTTCACGCTGTTCGAGGCGAAGACGACGCGCGACGGCGCCACCACGGCGTACGACTGCCGGGGGTTCGTGTGCCGCCTCCCCGTCACCGACCCGGACGCGCTGAGCGACGACCCGCCGGCGCGATAA
- a CDS encoding phospholipid carrier-dependent glycosyltransferase: MTASAAENTLLVRDAWVDRWRARVTGDPRRQRLYAWVVPTLLTLFAGLVRFIGLGTPHAIVFDETYYVKDAWSQWNLGYPATWPDGADASFVAGDTDIFQTVGSFVVHPPLGRIFIGAGMALFGADSSFGWRVAVAAFGTATVLVLYHLARLLLGSRLWAGVAAFLFAIDGLAIVLSRIALLDGILTFFIVLAFLFVALDRRGRPGRLAELVLAHDAPPRFGPVLWARPWLVAAGAAAGAATAVKWSGLYVLAAIGLYVVVTDALDRRAAGVRVWPADAVLRQGPASFLQLVPVAAVVYLASWTGWLATDGGYSRHTVDASPATGVWAWVPLPLQNLWAYHEAMYRFHVGLSTPHGYQSPAWQWPFLIRPTSMYWQQDAAGVNGCSLPAGCTQAISSIPNPLLWWAGVAAIVFLVVWAIRRRSGRAALVLTGTAATYVPWLLYPERTIFQFYTIAILPFLVLALAFALREIAGGAASDAGRRRTGRAVVIVFLVVVALMSAFWYPVWTALPVPYEFWRLHNWLPTWV, encoded by the coding sequence GTGACGGCGTCGGCAGCGGAGAACACTCTTCTCGTGCGCGATGCGTGGGTGGACCGCTGGCGGGCGCGGGTGACGGGCGATCCGCGCCGGCAGCGCCTGTACGCGTGGGTCGTTCCGACGCTCCTGACGCTGTTCGCGGGTCTCGTCCGCTTCATCGGCCTGGGCACTCCGCACGCGATCGTCTTCGACGAGACGTATTACGTGAAGGATGCGTGGAGCCAGTGGAACCTCGGCTACCCGGCGACGTGGCCGGACGGCGCGGATGCGAGCTTCGTCGCCGGCGACACCGACATCTTCCAGACCGTCGGCAGCTTCGTCGTGCATCCGCCTCTCGGGCGTATCTTCATCGGTGCGGGAATGGCGCTCTTCGGCGCCGACTCGTCGTTCGGCTGGCGCGTGGCGGTGGCCGCGTTCGGCACGGCGACGGTGCTCGTCCTGTACCACCTGGCGCGGCTCCTGCTCGGGTCGCGGCTGTGGGCGGGCGTCGCGGCGTTCCTCTTCGCGATCGACGGCCTGGCGATCGTGCTCAGCCGCATCGCGCTGCTGGACGGCATCCTCACGTTCTTCATCGTGCTGGCGTTCCTGTTCGTCGCCCTCGACCGGCGGGGCCGACCGGGGCGGCTCGCCGAGCTCGTGCTCGCGCACGACGCGCCGCCGCGCTTCGGTCCCGTCCTGTGGGCCCGGCCCTGGCTCGTCGCCGCGGGCGCGGCGGCGGGCGCGGCGACCGCCGTGAAGTGGTCAGGGCTCTACGTGCTCGCGGCGATCGGGCTGTACGTGGTCGTGACCGACGCGCTGGACCGCCGCGCCGCGGGCGTCCGCGTCTGGCCGGCCGACGCCGTCCTCCGGCAGGGCCCGGCGTCGTTCCTGCAGCTGGTCCCCGTGGCTGCGGTGGTCTACCTCGCGTCGTGGACCGGATGGCTCGCGACCGACGGCGGCTACAGCCGTCACACCGTCGACGCCTCGCCCGCGACCGGCGTGTGGGCGTGGGTGCCGCTGCCGCTGCAGAACCTGTGGGCGTATCACGAGGCGATGTACCGCTTCCACGTGGGCCTCAGCACGCCGCACGGCTATCAGAGTCCCGCGTGGCAGTGGCCGTTCCTCATCCGCCCCACCTCGATGTACTGGCAGCAGGACGCGGCGGGCGTGAACGGATGCAGCCTGCCCGCAGGGTGCACGCAGGCCATCTCGAGCATCCCCAATCCGCTGCTGTGGTGGGCGGGCGTCGCGGCGATCGTTTTCCTCGTCGTGTGGGCGATCCGGCGCCGGAGCGGGCGGGCCGCGCTCGTGCTGACCGGTACGGCGGCGACGTACGTGCCGTGGCTGCTGTACCCCGAGCGCACGATCTTCCAGTTCTACACGATCGCGATCCTGCCATTCCTCGTGCTGGCGCTCGCCTTCGCGCTGCGCGAGATCGCGGGCGGCGCCGCATCCGACGCCGGTCGTCGCCGCACCGGCCGGGCCGTTGTGATCGTGTTCCTCGTGGTCGTGGCGCTGATGTCGGCGTTCTGGTACCCGGTGTGGACGGCGCTGCCCGTGCCGTACGAGTTCTGGCGGCTGCACAACTGGCTGCCCACGTGGGTCTGA
- the rsmI gene encoding 16S rRNA (cytidine(1402)-2'-O)-methyltransferase encodes MIILGATPIGNLGDATRRLVDTLARVEVVAAEDTRTTQRLLAGLGVENRPRLIALHDHNEKQRAAEIVELARERDVLVLSDAGMPTVSDPGYGVVAEAARAGVAVTVLPGPSAVLSALAVSGLPTDRFAFEGFPPRKPGERRAAFAALAAESRTLVFFESPTRLAATLADLADAFGAARPAAVCRELTKLHEEVRRGTLGELADWAAEGVRGEIAVVVDGAAGRAVPFADAAAQVVSLTADGARLKAAAAEVAAQTGHSSRALYQAALSQRG; translated from the coding sequence GTGATCATCCTCGGTGCGACGCCGATCGGCAACCTCGGGGACGCCACGCGGCGGCTCGTCGACACCCTCGCGCGCGTCGAGGTCGTCGCCGCGGAGGACACCCGCACCACGCAGCGCCTGCTCGCGGGCCTCGGTGTCGAGAACCGTCCGCGCCTGATCGCGCTGCACGACCACAACGAGAAGCAGCGTGCGGCCGAGATCGTCGAGCTCGCGCGCGAGCGCGACGTGCTCGTCCTCAGTGACGCGGGCATGCCCACCGTCAGCGACCCCGGCTACGGCGTGGTCGCCGAGGCGGCGCGTGCGGGCGTCGCCGTGACGGTGCTCCCCGGCCCGAGCGCCGTGCTGAGTGCGCTCGCCGTGTCGGGGCTGCCGACCGACCGCTTCGCGTTCGAGGGGTTCCCGCCGCGCAAGCCCGGCGAGCGGCGGGCGGCGTTCGCCGCGCTCGCCGCCGAATCCCGCACGCTCGTGTTCTTCGAATCGCCCACGCGGCTCGCCGCGACCCTCGCCGACCTCGCCGACGCCTTCGGCGCCGCGCGGCCGGCGGCGGTGTGCCGCGAGCTCACGAAGCTGCACGAGGAGGTGCGGCGCGGCACGCTCGGCGAGCTCGCCGACTGGGCGGCCGAGGGCGTGCGCGGCGAGATCGCCGTCGTCGTGGACGGCGCGGCGGGGCGCGCCGTCCCGTTCGCGGATGCAGCGGCGCAGGTCGTCTCGCTCACCGCCGACGGCGCGCGGCTGAAGGCCGCCGCCGCCGAGGTCGCGGCGCAGACCGGTCACTCCTCGCGCGCCCTGTACCAGGCGGCGCTGTCGCAGCGCGGCTGA
- the metG gene encoding methionine--tRNA ligase codes for MTDGRSFYITTPIYYPSDVPHIGHGYTTVAVDTLARWHRQAGDDTWMLTGTDEHGQKMMRAAAANGATPQEWVDKLVSESWFPLLKTLDVANDDFIRTTQPRHEERVKQFVQAIYDRGYIYAGEFEALYCVGCEEFKTEAEIVDGTGPFEGLKVCAIHSKPLELLQEKNYFFKLSEFEDRLLELYRDVPDFVRPDSARNEVVSFVKNGLKDLSISRSTFDWGIQVPWDETHVIYVWVDALLNYATAVGFGTDPDEFARRWPAYHVVGKDILRFHAVIWPAMLMAAGVEVPRGVFAHGWLLVGGEKMSKSKLTGIAPTEITDIFGSDAYRFYFLSAIAFGQDGSFSWEDLSARYQAELANGFGNLASRAVAMIGRYFEGIVPPPAEYAESDLAIQRIVADAATTADAAIERFRPDEAIKHVWTIVEALNGYITENEPWALAKDDAQRARLGTVLYTAAEGLRALAVLLSPVMPVATEKLWVALGAAETLGRLQDQPLRRAGEWGALRPGTSVNGLSPLFPRVEQDA; via the coding sequence GTGACAGACGGCCGATCCTTCTACATCACGACGCCGATCTACTACCCGAGCGACGTGCCCCACATCGGCCACGGATACACCACCGTGGCCGTGGACACGCTCGCGCGCTGGCACCGCCAGGCGGGCGATGACACGTGGATGCTCACGGGCACCGACGAGCACGGCCAGAAGATGATGCGCGCGGCCGCCGCGAACGGCGCGACACCGCAGGAGTGGGTCGACAAGCTCGTCAGCGAGTCGTGGTTCCCGCTGCTGAAGACGCTCGACGTCGCCAACGACGACTTCATCCGCACGACGCAGCCTCGGCACGAGGAGCGCGTGAAGCAGTTCGTGCAGGCCATCTACGACCGCGGCTACATCTACGCCGGCGAGTTCGAGGCGCTGTACTGCGTGGGCTGTGAGGAGTTCAAGACCGAGGCGGAGATCGTCGACGGCACCGGGCCCTTCGAGGGCCTGAAGGTGTGCGCGATCCATTCGAAGCCGCTGGAGCTGCTGCAGGAGAAGAACTACTTCTTCAAGCTGAGCGAATTCGAGGACCGCCTCCTCGAGCTCTATCGCGACGTGCCCGACTTCGTGCGCCCGGACTCGGCGCGCAACGAGGTGGTGTCGTTCGTGAAGAACGGCCTGAAAGACCTGTCGATCTCGCGCTCGACGTTCGACTGGGGCATCCAGGTGCCGTGGGATGAGACCCACGTCATCTATGTGTGGGTCGACGCGCTGCTGAATTACGCGACCGCCGTCGGGTTCGGCACCGACCCCGACGAGTTCGCGCGGCGCTGGCCGGCGTACCACGTGGTCGGCAAGGACATCCTGCGCTTCCACGCCGTCATCTGGCCGGCGATGCTCATGGCCGCCGGCGTCGAGGTGCCGCGGGGCGTCTTCGCGCACGGGTGGCTGCTCGTGGGCGGCGAGAAGATGTCGAAGTCGAAGCTCACCGGCATCGCGCCCACCGAGATCACCGACATCTTCGGCTCCGACGCCTACCGCTTCTACTTCCTCTCGGCGATCGCGTTCGGGCAGGACGGGTCGTTCTCGTGGGAGGACCTGTCCGCTCGGTACCAGGCCGAGCTCGCCAACGGCTTCGGCAACCTGGCCTCGCGCGCGGTCGCGATGATCGGCCGGTACTTCGAGGGCATCGTGCCGCCGCCGGCGGAGTACGCCGAGTCCGACCTCGCCATCCAGCGGATCGTCGCGGACGCCGCGACGACGGCGGATGCGGCGATCGAGCGGTTCCGTCCCGACGAGGCGATCAAGCACGTCTGGACGATCGTCGAGGCGCTGAACGGCTACATCACGGAGAACGAGCCGTGGGCGCTCGCGAAGGATGACGCGCAGCGCGCGCGCCTGGGCACGGTGCTGTACACGGCCGCGGAGGGGCTGCGTGCGCTCGCCGTGCTGCTGTCGCCGGTCATGCCCGTCGCGACGGAGAAGCTGTGGGTCGCCCTCGGCGCGGCCGAGACGCTCGGCCGCCTCCAGGACCAGCCGCTGCGTCGCGCCGGCGAGTGGGGGGCGCTGCGCCCCGGCACGTCCGTGAACGGCCTGTCGCCGCTGTTCCCGCGCGTCGAGCAGGACGCGTGA
- a CDS encoding TatD family hydrolase: MSEPVERPRGTIDGGDPSQYVRERTAEGRRDISYPPAPEPLAVPVYDNHCHLEIADGAVPEGVEGSAGSGTGGLSLDEQLERAVAVGIAGVVQAGGDVDSSRWSAWAAAQHPRVLAAVAIHPNEAPAYAAAGGLDDALAVIDVLAAEPRVRAIGETGLDFFRTDDDGRPAQFASFEAHIALAKKHGIAMQIHDRDAHDDVLATLERVGAPERTVFHCFSGDEEMARIAADRGYYLSFAGNVTFKNAQNLRDALAVTPRERILVETDAPFLTPTPFRGRPNAPYLVPVTMRFLAAELGADLDELCAQVAANTLEVYGSFD, encoded by the coding sequence GTGAGCGAGCCCGTCGAGCGCCCGCGCGGCACGATCGACGGCGGCGACCCGAGCCAGTACGTGCGCGAGCGGACGGCGGAGGGCCGCCGCGACATCAGCTACCCGCCCGCGCCCGAGCCGCTCGCGGTCCCGGTGTACGACAACCACTGCCACCTCGAGATCGCCGACGGCGCGGTCCCTGAGGGTGTCGAAGGGTCGGCAGGCTCAGGAACCGGGGGGCTCTCGCTCGACGAGCAGCTCGAGCGCGCCGTCGCCGTCGGAATCGCGGGCGTCGTGCAGGCCGGCGGGGACGTGGACTCGTCGCGCTGGTCGGCGTGGGCCGCGGCGCAGCATCCGCGGGTCCTCGCCGCCGTCGCGATCCACCCGAACGAGGCGCCGGCCTACGCTGCGGCCGGCGGGCTCGACGACGCCCTCGCCGTGATCGACGTGCTCGCCGCCGAGCCGCGCGTGCGGGCGATCGGCGAGACCGGGCTCGACTTCTTCCGCACCGACGACGACGGGCGTCCCGCGCAGTTCGCGTCGTTCGAGGCGCACATCGCGCTCGCGAAGAAGCACGGCATCGCGATGCAGATCCACGACCGCGACGCCCACGACGACGTGCTCGCCACGCTCGAGCGGGTCGGGGCGCCCGAGCGCACCGTGTTCCACTGCTTCTCGGGCGACGAGGAGATGGCGCGGATCGCCGCCGACCGCGGCTACTACCTCTCCTTCGCCGGCAACGTGACCTTCAAGAACGCGCAGAACCTCCGCGACGCCCTGGCGGTGACGCCGCGCGAGCGGATCCTCGTCGAGACGGATGCGCCGTTCCTCACGCCGACGCCCTTCCGCGGTCGACCGAACGCGCCCTACCTCGTGCCGGTGACGATGCGCTTCCTGGCCGCCGAGCTCGGCGCCGACCTGGACGAGCTGTGCGCCCAGGTCGCCGCCAACACGCTCGAGGTCTACGGCTCGTTCGACTGA
- a CDS encoding sugar porter family MFS transporter: MSTTGTIPADAFSLRSPFGRRAIGLSVAAAVGGFLFGFDSSVINGAVDSISGNFELNSVLTGFVVAVALLGCAVGAIIAGGLSDRWGRLKTMMLGSVMFLVSSIGSGLTFSVPDLIVWRVIGGIGIGIASVVAPAYIAEIAPRQIRGSLASLQQLAITLGIFAALLSDALLAGVAGGASEQLWWGMEAWRWMFLVGVIPAAVYGLLAFVMPESPRYLLAKGRNDEAREIFARLVPEADLDKSVNEIRTAIEEDRKNKGASLRGPVLGLQGIVWVGIILSTFQQFVGINVIFYYSTTLWKAVGFDESNSLLISVITSVTNVVVTLIAIWLVDRVGRKPILLTGSVLMTLSLATMALAFAFAENVDGEPTLPGAWGPIALIAANLFVVGFGASWGPLVWVLLGEIFPSRIRGKALGVAAAAQWVANFLITVSFPAMSAWSLPLTYGMYALFAALSFAYVAWRVPETKGMELEQTETLFVRKAKEPARR, translated from the coding sequence ATGAGCACAACCGGAACCATTCCGGCGGACGCCTTCTCGCTGCGCAGCCCCTTCGGCCGCCGCGCGATCGGCCTGTCCGTCGCCGCCGCGGTGGGCGGCTTCCTCTTCGGCTTCGACTCGTCGGTCATCAACGGCGCCGTCGACTCGATCTCGGGCAACTTCGAGCTCAACAGCGTGCTGACCGGATTCGTGGTCGCCGTCGCGCTGCTCGGCTGCGCCGTGGGGGCGATCATTGCCGGCGGCCTGTCGGACCGGTGGGGGCGTCTGAAGACGATGATGCTCGGATCGGTGATGTTCCTGGTGTCCTCGATCGGATCGGGGCTCACCTTCAGCGTTCCCGACCTCATCGTGTGGCGCGTGATCGGCGGCATCGGCATCGGCATCGCGTCGGTCGTCGCTCCGGCCTACATCGCCGAGATCGCACCGCGGCAGATCCGCGGCAGCCTCGCGTCGCTGCAGCAGCTCGCGATCACGCTCGGCATCTTCGCCGCGCTGCTGTCCGACGCCCTCCTCGCGGGCGTCGCCGGCGGCGCGTCGGAGCAGCTGTGGTGGGGCATGGAGGCGTGGCGCTGGATGTTCCTCGTGGGCGTCATCCCCGCCGCCGTGTACGGCCTGCTCGCCTTCGTGATGCCCGAGTCGCCGCGCTACCTGCTCGCCAAGGGCCGCAACGACGAGGCGCGCGAGATCTTCGCGCGCCTCGTGCCCGAGGCGGACCTCGACAAGTCGGTCAACGAGATCCGCACCGCGATCGAGGAGGACCGCAAGAACAAGGGCGCGTCGCTGCGCGGCCCGGTCCTCGGCCTCCAGGGCATCGTGTGGGTCGGCATCATCCTGTCGACGTTCCAGCAGTTCGTCGGCATCAACGTGATCTTCTACTACTCCACGACCCTCTGGAAGGCCGTCGGGTTCGACGAGAGCAACTCGCTGCTGATCTCGGTGATCACGAGCGTCACGAACGTCGTCGTGACCCTCATCGCGATCTGGCTCGTCGATCGCGTCGGCCGCAAGCCGATCCTGCTCACCGGCTCCGTGCTCATGACGCTGTCGCTGGCCACGATGGCGCTCGCGTTCGCGTTCGCGGAGAACGTGGACGGCGAGCCGACGCTGCCCGGGGCGTGGGGTCCGATCGCGCTCATCGCGGCGAACCTCTTCGTCGTCGGCTTCGGCGCGTCGTGGGGGCCGCTCGTCTGGGTGCTCCTCGGCGAGATCTTCCCGAGCCGCATCCGTGGCAAGGCGCTCGGCGTCGCCGCCGCCGCCCAGTGGGTCGCGAACTTCCTCATCACGGTGTCGTTCCCGGCGATGTCGGCCTGGTCGCTGCCGCTCACGTACGGCATGTACGCGCTGTTCGCCGCGCTGTCGTTCGCGTACGTCGCGTGGCGCGTGCCGGAGACCAAGGGCATGGAGCTCGAGCAGACCGAGACGCTGTTCGTCCGCAAGGCGAAGGAGCCTGCGCGCCGCTGA